The proteins below are encoded in one region of Silene latifolia isolate original U9 population chromosome 2, ASM4854445v1, whole genome shotgun sequence:
- the LOC141640808 gene encoding uncharacterized protein LOC141640808, with translation MCRIPCDEDIKTIIFAIPDEKSPRPDGYTSKFYKSTWHILKKDICTVIHDFFQSGKLLHSLPDVINAAQSAFIQGRTILRDILITQDLVRLYTRKCVSPRCLIKVDLRKAYDSIEWKSVHQMLELIERVMEHPGFSYHPLCMQLKMTHLMFADDLLLFCKGDIKSVTILMEAFKVFTATTGLTISSEKSDIYMNGVVSDEAKAILDVTGFKRGVLPFKYLWVCISHKKLSKIDCNILVDKMLARFRGWNKRKLSYSARLVLVKAVLVTIYTY, from the exons ATGTGTAGAATTCCATGTGATGAGGACATCAAGACTATTATCTTTGCTATCCCTGATGAGAAAAGCCCAAGACCAGACGGATATACGAGCAAATTCTACAAATCTACCTGGCATATCCTGAAAAAAGATATTTGCACTGTTATACATGATTTTTTCCAAAGTGGCAAACTCCTTCA TTCTTTGCCTGATGTAATTAATGCTGCACAGAGTGCTTTCATTCAGGGGAGAACAATTCTACGTGATATTCTGATTACTCAAGATCTGGTCAGGCTTTACACTAGGAAATGTGTGTCCCCTAGATGTTTGATAAAGGTAGACCTCAGGAAAGCATATGATTCAATTGAGTGGAAGAGTGTGCATCAGATGCTTGA ACTAATAGAGAGAGTGATGGAGCATCCTGGTTTCTCTTATCATCCATTGTGTATGCAGTTGAAGATGACACACctaatgtttgcagatgaccttTTACTATTCTGTAAAGGTGATATTAAGTCTGTTACCATACTTATGGAAGCATTTAAGGTGTTCACAGCCACTACTGGTTTGACTATAAGCAGTGAAAAGTCTGATATCTACATGAATGGTGTGGTAAGTGATGAGGCTAAGGCTATCCTAGATGTTACTGGTTTTAAAAGAGGTGTGCTTCCTTTTAAATATCTATGGGTCTGTATATCTCATAAGAAATTATCAAAGATTGACTGCAACATTTTGGTGGATAAGATGCTAGCTAGATTTAGAGGATGGAATAAGAGAAAACTCTCCTATTCTGCCAGATTGGTCCTGGTTAAAGCTGTGCTGGTTACAATATATACTTATTAG
- the LOC141640810 gene encoding uncharacterized protein LOC141640810 translates to MYANERIGGILKDQEMLPFQDTDDECELQDIKSYGAFFTWNNKQPSETRVFSRIDRALGNRWRCTEWNEYYAQFNPEGEFDHCPCLVTAGAQGGVNKRAFKFFNMWCRSPEFSQNIQENWEIHLSRTPIFQVCKKLKLMKSILKKLNCSLFSDIERNADVAYKIMIEAQVQLQKDPYNLKLMDNEKQARDSYHLLVVSREDF, encoded by the coding sequence ATGTATGCTAATGAAAGAATAGGAGGAATATTAAAGGATCAGGAAATGCTTCCCTTCCAGGACACTGATGATGAATGTGAACTGCAGGATATCAAATCTTATGGAGCCTTCTTTACTTGGAATAATAAACAACCAAGTGAGACTAGGGTTTTTAGTAGGATTGATAGAGCTTTGGGGAATCGATGGCGGTGTACTGAGTGGAATGAATACTATGCTCAATTTAATCCTGAAGGAGAATTTGATCACTGCCCTTGTCTGGTGACTGCTGGAGCACAAGGGGGTGTGAATAAAAGAGCATTTAAATTCTTTAATATGTGGTGTAGATCCCCAGAATTCTCTCAGAATATTCAAGAGAATTGGGAAATACATCTCTCTAGAACTCCTATATTCCAGGTCTGCAAGAAGTTGAAATTGATGAAATCTATTTTGAAGAAGTTAAACTGCTCTCTATTCTCTGACATTGAAAGAAATGCAGATGTTGCTTATAAAATTATGATTGAAGCTCAAGTTCAACTGCAAAAGGATCCCTATAATTTAAAGTTGATGGATAATGAGAAACAAGCAAGAGATTCTTATCATTTATTAGTTGTCTCTAGGGAGGATTTCTGA